A genomic window from Lotus japonicus ecotype B-129 chromosome 1, LjGifu_v1.2 includes:
- the LOC130729114 gene encoding codeine O-demethylase-like: protein MAESQSLASEEVQILGKTVQELALNPENLPKSFIHEQGGAGFRDALLPSESEGIPVVDLHLLTSPSTAQQQELAKLHYALSTWGCFQAINHGMPSSFLDKVREVSKQFFELPKEEKQKYAREPNGLEGYGNDQILVQNQRLDWTDRVYLKVQPEDQRNFKVWPQKPYEFRSTIFEYTKKLKLLTEVTLKTMANSLNLEEDCFLKECGEKYKMFLRLNYYPPCPMPDHVLGLKPHADGSSITFVLQDKEVEGLQMLKDDHWFKVPIIPDAIVINVGDQMEIMSNGIFRSPVHRVVINAEKERLTLAMFHVPDSEKEIKPVEKLVNESGPELYRPVKDYSGIYFHYYQQGRRPIEASKIELHMK, encoded by the exons ATGGCAGAATCTCAATCTCTAGCTTCGGAGGAGGTGCAGATACTTGGAAAAACTGTCCAAGAGCTGGCCTTGAATCCTGAAAATCTGCCAAAAAGTTTTATACATGAGCAAGGTGGTGCTGGGTTTCGAGATGCTCTTCTACCATCAGAATCAGAGGGTATTCCGGTGGTTGACCTTCACCTCCTCACATCTCCAtccacagcacaacaacaagAGCTTGCAAAACTTCACTATGCACTCTCTACATGGGGCTGCTTTCAG GCAATAAACCATGGTATGCCAAGTTCGTTTCTTGACAAGGTGAGAGAAGTTTCAAAGCAGTTCTTTGAACTTCCAAAGGAAGAAAAGCAAAAATATGCAAGGGAACCAAACGGTCTTGAAGGGTATGGAAATGATCAAATACTTGTACAGAATCAAAGGCTTGATTGGACTGACAGAGTATACCTGAAGGTGCAGCCTGAAGACCAGAGGAACTTCAAAGTTTGGCCCCAAAAACCCTATGAGTTCAG GAGTACTATATTTGAGTATACCAAAAAACTAAAGCTGCTAACTGAAGTAACTTTGAAGACCATGGCAAATTCATTGAACTTGGAAGAGGACTGCTTCCTAAAGGAATGtggagaaaaatataaaatgtttCTGAGACTCAACTACTACCCTCCATGTCCTATGCCTGATCATGTTCTCGGCCTAAAGCCGCATGCTGATGGATCATCTATAACTTTTGTATTGCAAGATAAAGAGGTAGAAGGCCTCCAAATGCTGAAAGATGATCACTGGTTCAAAGTTCCAATCATCCCTGATGCTATCGTGATTAATGTTGGTGATCAAATGGAG ATCATGAGCAATGGAATTTTCCGGAGCCCAGTACACAGAGTAGTGATAAATGCAGAAAAGGAAAGACTCACATTAGCTATGTTCCACGTCCCGGATTCAGAAAAAGAGATAAAACCAGTGGAGAAGCTAGTGAACGAGTCAGGGCCAGAATTATACAGACCAGTGAAAGATTATTCTGGGATCTATTTCCACTATTACCAGCAAGGGAGAAGACCAATTGAAGCTTCCAAGATTGAACTTCACATGAAGTAG
- the LOC130718765 gene encoding uncharacterized protein LOC130718765 yields MDKQNRGWIKLKDRTLPEYLKGIDDFLNFAFSGSKPKRFIRCPCSKCNNFNYKSRDDVMHDLLKWGFEPSYERWEYHGESLSDASSDNDAGNDCDVDLEISDNSQTYSMLHDMHQSLNMDRGNVFDNPGPSSMNEEPNKDAKRFYGLLKDAEQKLYPGCQKFSKLSFIMRLFQMKCVYGWSNNSFDSLIKLLVEALAEGNVLPNSMYEIQKTIRDLGLDYVKIDACVNDCILFRGEEYENLDKCPKCGESRWQENKKKNVVPNKVVRYFPIKPRLQRLFMSKQIADDMKWHKNKRVDDGVMRHPADSLAWKRFDDNHELFASDPRNVRLGLASDGFNPFGIMSTNYSVWPVVLIPYNLPPWLCMKQPNFILTLLIPGPKGPGIDIDVYLQPLIDDLKDLWDEGIETYDASSRQNFQLHAALLWTINDFPAYAMLSGWSTKGKLACPCCHSETSSCRLKYGHKQCYMGHRRFLPTQHPWRMKKSPFDNTRELRIAPEPLTGDQVIAQLESLELLPFGKATRKRKRTTNVNHNWKKKSIFFELPYWRTNLLRHNIDVMHVEKNICESVIGTLLDLEGKIKDTIKSRLDLQRMGLKKQLHPIKVGDKYMIPPARYTMSKEEKINFCRILKDVRFPDAYASNIGRCVNINELKISGLKSHDYHVILERLLPLAIRGLLPKDACDPLIELSLFFGDLCSKELELNELDRLQN; encoded by the coding sequence ATGGATAAGCAGAATAGGGGATGGATAAAACTTAAGGACAGAACTTTGCCAGAGTACTTGAAAGGAATtgatgattttttaaattttgctTTCTCTGGATCGAAACCGAAAAGGTTCATTAGGTGCCCATGCTCTAAAtgcaataattttaattataaatcaaGAGATGATGTGATGCATGATTTACTAAAATGGGGATTTGAACCAAGTTATGAGCGTTGGGAGTATCATGGCGAAAGCTTAAGTGATGCATCATCTGATAATGACGCTGGCAACGATTGCGATGTTGATCTTGAAATAAGTGATAATTCTCAAACTTACTCCATGCTTCATGACATGCATCAATCACTTAACATGGATAGAGGTAATGTGTTTGATAATCCTGGGCCTAGCAGTATGAATGAGGAGCCTAATAAGGATGCTAAAAGGTTTTATGGATTGTTGAAAGATGCTGAGCAAAAACTTTATCCTGGTTGTCAAAAATTCTCCAAATTATCTTTTATTATGCGCCTTTTTCAAATGAAGTGTGTTTATGGATGGAGCAATAATTCATTTGATTCACTAATAAAACTACTCGTTGAAGCTTTAGCTGAAGGAAATGTTCTTCCCAACTCTATGTATGAGATTCAGAAGACTATTAGAGATCTTGGACTTGATTATGTCAAGATAGATGCTTGTGTCAATGATTGCATTCTGTTTAGAGGAGAAGAATATGAAAATCTGGATAAATGTCCAAAATGTGGGGAAAGTAGGTGGCaagaaaataagaagaagaatgttGTCCCCAATAAGGTAGTTCGATACTTCCCTATAAAACCAAGACTACAAAGATTATTTATGTCAAAACAAATTGCAGATGATATGAAATGGCATAAGAATAAAAGAGTTGATGATGGAGTTATGAGGCACCCGGCTGACTCATTAGCATGGAAACGTTTTGATGATAACCATGAACTTTTTGCTTCAGATCCTCGTAATGTAAGACTTGGCTTAGCATCTGATGGTTTCAACCCATTTGGTATTATGAGCACCAACTATAGTGTGTGGCCAGTTGTTTTAATTCCTTATAACTTGCCTCCTTGGTTGTGCATGAAACAACCAAATTTCATTTTAACTTTGCTTATTCCAGGCCCAAAAGGTCCTGGGATAGATATTGATGTTTATCTTCAGCCGCTAATTGATGACTTAAAAGATTTGTGGGATGAAGGTATTGAAACTTATGATGCATCATCGAGACAAAATTTTCAATTGCATGCAGCCTTATTGTGGACAATCAATGACTTTCCGGCTTATGCCATGCTATCTGGATGGAGCACTAAAGGAAAACTAGCTTGCCCTTGTTGTCATTCCGAAACCAGCTCTTGTCGTTTGAAATATGGTCACAAGCAATGCTACATGGGCCATCGTAGATTCTTACCTACTCAACACCCTTGGCGTATGAAAAAGAGCCCTTTTGATAACACACGAGAGTTAAGGATTGCACCTGAACCATTAACTGGAGATCAAGTGATTGCACAACTGGAGAGTCTTGAGCTGCTACCATTTGGAAAAgctacaagaaaaagaaaaagaactacAAACGTAAATCATAATTGGAAGAAGAAAAGTATCTTTTTTGAATTACCTTATTGGAGAACAAATTTATTGAGGCATAACATAGATGTGATGCACGTGGAGAAAAATATTTGTGAAAGTGTTATTGGGACGTTGTTGGATCTAGAAGGCAAAATAAAAGATACAATAAAGTCTAGATTAGATTTGCAACGTATGGGACTCAAGAAGCAGCTTCATCCTATAAAGGTTGGGGATAAATATATGATTCCACCAGCACGTTACACGATGTCAAAGGAAGAAAAGATTAATTTTTGTCGTATCTTGAAGGATGTGAGGTTTCCTGATGCATATGCCTCAAATATAGGTCGTTGCGTAAATATAAATGAACTCAAGATTTCAGGACTTAAAAGTCATGATTATCATGTTATACTTGAGAGACTTCTTCCCCTTGCCATAAGAGGATTGCTTCCCAAGGATGCTTGTGATCCTTTGATTGAGTTGTCTTTATTCTTTGGTGATTTATGCTCTAAAGAGTTAGAATTAAATGAGCTGGATCGTTTACAGAATTAA